One genomic segment of Vespa crabro chromosome 3, iyVesCrab1.2, whole genome shotgun sequence includes these proteins:
- the LOC124422738 gene encoding transcription elongation factor SPT6-like isoform X2, which produces MADFLDSEAEESEEEEELDQNEKKKLKKIKAVEESDEEDEDDEEEVQDLIDDNPIEEESDAEDSDTSGGTKKRKKSDDEDFDDRLEEEDYDLIEENLGVKLERKRRFKRLRRIQDEESEDEQEKEPEEERDAIATELFEGSGDEEERRSERSHRPEVETLDEEGSEGDDDMNDFIVDEDGRSLAEKRMKKKPIFSDAALQEAQDIFGVDFDFDEFGKFGEEDYEEEEEEEEEDEYLDDDVDERPRRPKKQFKKKSTRKSIFEIYEPSELKRGHFTDLDNEIRNTDIPERMQLRSVPFTPVAEGSDELDLEAEWIYKQAFCRPTISVQDAHLNEEAKERAKKGPQTIGKIKKALDFMCNQNFEVPFISFYRKEYVLPELNINDLWKVYKFDAKWCQLRQRKENLLKLFKKMRNYQLDEIMKNPDAPLPDNVRVIKDDDIERLKNIQTSEELNDVYQHFMLYYSHEIPAMQEVVRQKEREARREARIQKRKQQIAEAEENGENPPEEDIEAAEEEEEPDETLKQAVRSGPYSTCRKAGLDALAKKFGLTPEHFAENLRDNYQRHEVDQEPTEPITVANDFCSLRFKTPDEILKAAQLMVAMQLAREPLVRKCVREMYMERAKISIRPTKKGIKEIDENHPIYSMKYLKDKPVRDLVGDQFLKLIIAETDKLITISLSDTIEGNTTSNYVDEMKQLYYRDEFSKNVQDWNALRVGSVEMALNRMVIPLLKKELRTNLVIEAKECVMRACCRKMYNWIKVAPYTCEFPEEEDEEWDTSKGLRVMGLAYVPDYSQAAFTCIISADGECTDYVRLPHLLKRKNSFREDEKVMKEADLLALKNFIATKKPHVVVIGGESREALMIASDVKECISNLMEDEQFPGIQVEICENELAKIYSNSNKGISEFRDYPELLRQAISLARRMQDPLVEFSQLCTADEEILCLKYHPLQDQLLKEELLENLYLEFVNRVNEVGVDVNKAVQQAYSGNLVQFICGLGPRKGQALIKILKQTNQRLENRTQLVTACHMGPKVFINCAGFIKIDTNSLGDSTEAYVEVLDGSRVHPETYEWARKMAVDALEYDDEDANPAGALEEILESPERLKDLDLDAFAEELERQGFGNKCVTLYDIRAELNSRYKDLRILYQSPSPEKLFDILTKETPETFYIGKLVLATVVGISHRKPQGEQLDQANPVRNDETGLWQCPFCLKNDFPELSEVWNHFDAGACPGKATGVRLRLDNGISGYIHIKNLSDKHVANPEERVSIGQVIHCRIIKIEVERFSVECTSKSSDLADKNHEWRPQRDLYYDTETHDQDVKIEEDAKKVKQRQTYVKRVIIHPSFHNISFAESEKLMQNMKQGEGIIRPSSKGADHLTVTWKVTDNIYQHIDVREEGKENAFSLGHSLWIGNEEFEDLDEIIARHVNPMAAYASELLDFKYYKANVEGVKDKAEEILKEQKKQNPGGIPYIISAAKNYPGKFLLSYLPRIRCRHEYVSVSPDGFKFRGQMFSRVNDLFRWFKEHFRDPIPGQSTPGTPHGALTSRTPYHTTPGAVTGMNQDAIQRVAQNLPHHMLHSLSQVANQTPHHYPPHTPGAASTTAYGGIHTYPNTPYTPSGQTPFMTPYQTPHHTPHHAQQTSNHHQGQFLHPVSSSIPSVTQRSMRSHRPTPSMSTPSSGDAMDWSKAAEAWARLKQSTPRGSTPRYEESRKTPKNYDDSTGRTTPRNRTPSNRTPSYKSPRGTPFTNSSPRSMSLSGDGTPLYDES; this is translated from the exons ATGGCAGACTTTTTAGATTCTGAAGCGGAAGAAAGCGAG gaggaggaggaacttgatcaaaatgagaaaaagaagctcaaaaaaataaaagctgtCGAAGAAAGtgacgaagaagatgaag atgacgaagaagaagtCCAAGACTTGATTGATGATAATccaatagaagaagaaagtgatGCAGAGGACAGTGATACTTCTGGTGgtacaaaaaagagaaaaaagagtgaTGATGAAGATTTTGATGATCGACTGGAGGAAGAAGATTATGATTTGATAGAAGAAAACTTGGGTGTCAAACTTGAAAGA aAACGCAGATTTAAACGTCTAAGAAGAATACAAGATGAAGAATCAGAAGATGAACAGGAAAAGGAACCAGAAGAAGAGCGAGATGCTATTGCAACTGAGTTATTTGAAGGCTCTGGTGAT GAAGAAGAACGACGAAGTGAACGTAGTCATAGACCAGAAGTGGAGACTCTTGATGAAGAAGGAAGTGAAGGTGATGATGATATGAATGATTTTATTGTCGATGAGGATGGAAGATCTCTTGCAGAAAAacgtatgaaaaagaaaccaaTATTCTCAGATGC TGCACTACAAGAAGCACAAGATATTTTTGGGGTAGATTTTGATTTTGATGAGTTCGGTAAATTTGGAGAAGAAGattatgaagaagaagaagaagaagaagaagaagatgaatatttggatgatgatgttgatgaAAGACCAAGAAGACCaaagaaacaatttaaaaagaaaagcacaaggaaaagtatttttgaaatatatgaGCCAAGTGAGCTGAAGAGAGGTCATTTCACAGACTTAGATAATGAG ATTCGTAATACAGACATTCCCGAACGAATGCAACTTCGTTCTGTTCCCTTTACACCTGTAGCTGAAGGTTCTGATGAATTAGATCTTGAAGCAGAATGGATATATAAACAAGCATTTTGCCGACCTACCATCTCTGTTCAAGATGCTCACTTAAATGAAGAAGCTAAAGAAAGAGCTAAGAAAGGTCCACAAACTATTGGGAAAATCAAAAAGGCTTTAGATTTTATGTGCAATCAAAATTTTGAAGTccctttcatttcattttatagaaaagaataCGTACTTCCAGAGCtaaatatcaatgatttatggaaagtatataaatttgatgCCAAATGGTGTCAGTTACgtcaacgaaaagaaaatttattaaaattatttaaaaagatgaGAAATTATCAGTTGgatgaaattatgaaaaatccTGATGCTCCATTACCTGATAATGTGAGAGTAATAAAAGATGATGACATTGAAcgtcttaaaaatattcaaacaaGCGAAGAATTAAATGATGTTTATCAACATTTTATGCTTTATTATAGTCATGAGATACCAGCTATGCAGGAAGTTGTACgccagaaagaaagagaagcccGTCGTGAAGCTAGAAtccaaaagagaaaacaacaaATCGCTGAAGCAGAAGAGAATGGTGAAAATCCTCCAGAAGAAGATATAGAAGCAgcagaagaggaagaagaaccAGATGAAACATTAAAACAAGCAGTGAGAAGTGGACCTTATTCTACATGCAGAAAAGCAGGATTAGATGCTCTTGCTAAAAAGTTTGGTCTTACTCCTGAACATTTCGCAGAAAATCTTCGTGATAATTATCAACGTCACGAAGTGGATCAGGAACCTACAGAACCCATTACAGTTGCAAATGATTTTTGTAGTTTAAGATTCAAAACTCCAGATGAAATTCTTAAAGCTGCACAATTAATGGTTGCAATGCAGTTGGCACGTGAACCATTAGTACGCAAATGTGTCAGAGAAATGTATATGGAAAGAGCAAAGATATCAATAAGACCTACAAAAAAAGGTATTAAAGAAATAGATGAGAACCATCCTATATACTCTATGAAATACCTTAAAGACAAGCCGGTGCGTGATCTTGTGGGAGATCagtttttaaaattgattatagCTGAAACAGACAAACTTATTACTATTTCGCTTAGTGACACAATAGAAGGAAATACAACAAGCAATTATGTTGATGAAATGAAGCAGCTTTATTATAGAGATGAATTCAGCAAAAATGTTCAAGATTGGAATGCTTTAAGAGTTGGAAGTGTAGAAATGGCTCTGAATCGTATGGTAATACcacttttgaaaaaagaattgagaaCAAATCTTGTTATAGAAGCAAAGGAATGTGTAATGAGAGCATGTTGtcgtaaaatgtataattgGATTAAAGTAGCTCCATATACTTGTGAATTCcctgaagaagaagatgaagaatggGACACAAGTAAAGGTCTTCGAGTGATGGGTTTAGCTTATGTACCTGATTATTCTCAAGCAGCTTTTACGTGCATAATTTCTGCTGATGGTGAATGTACAGATTATGTAAGATTACCACATTTgctgaagagaaaaaatagtttTAGGGAAGATGAAAAAGTCATGAAAGAAGCTGATTTATTAgcacttaaaaattttattgcaaCAAAAAAACCTCATGTGGTTGTCATAGGTGGTGAATCAAGAGAAGCATTAATGATAGCATCTGATGTAAAGGAATGTATTTCGAATCTAATGGAGGATGAACAATTTCCCGGCATTCAAGTTGAGATATGTGAAAATGAACTTGCTAAAATTTATTCCAATAGTAATAAAGGTATATCTGAATTTAGAGATTATCCGGAATTACTACGACAAGCTATATCTTTAGCAAGAAGAATGCAGGATCCTTTAGTAGAATTTTCTCAATTATGTACTGCAGATGAAGAAATACTATGTCTTAAATATCATCCATTACAAGATCAGCTTCTTAAGGAAGAGCttttagaaaatttgtatttagAATTTGTAAATAGAGTAAATGAAGTTGGTGTTGATGTTAATAAAGCTGTGCAACAAGCTTATTCAGGAAATTTAGTACAATTTATATGTGGCTTGGGTCCTAGAAAAGGGCAagcattaattaaaatattgaaacaaaCTAATCAAAGATTGGAAAATAGAACACAACTTGTAACAGCCTGTCATATGGGACCTAAAGTATTTATCAATTGTGCTGgctttataaaaattgacaCAAATAGTTTAGGAGACAGTACAGAAGCGTACGTAGAAGTACTAGATGGTTCAAGAGTGCATCCTGAAACATATGAATGGGCAAGAAAAATGGCAGTAGATGCTTTGGAATATGATGATGAGGATGCAAATCCAGCTGGTGCTTTAGAAGAAATTCTAGAATCACCAGAAAGATTGAAAGATTTAGACTTGGATGCATTTGCAGAAGAATTAGAAAGACAAGGCTTTGGCAATAAATGCGTTACATTGTATGATATTAGAGCTGAATTAAATTCTAGATATAAAGATTTACGTATACTATATCAATCTCCAAGTccagaaaaattatttgatatattaactAAAGAAACACCTGAAACATTCTATATAGGTAAATTGGTGTTAGCAACAGTGGTTGGTATAAGTCATAGAAAACCACAAGGAGAACAATTAGATCAAGCCAATCCAGTCAGAAATGATGAAACTGGTTTATGGCAGTGTCCATTCTGTCTTAAGAATGATTTTCCTGAGCTTTCAGAAGTGTGGAATCATTTTGATGCAGGAGCTTGTCCAGGAAAGGCTACAGGTGTAAGATTAAGATTAGACAATGGAATATCTGGctatattcatattaaaaatttatctgaTAAGCATGTTGCTAATCCTGAAGAAAGAGTAAGCATAGGTCAAGTAATTCACTGCCGCATTATCAAAATCGAAGTAGAACGTTTTAGTGTGGAATGTACGAGCAAAAGCAGCGATCTCGCGGACAAAAATCATGAATGGAG gcCACAAAGAGatctttattatgatacaGAGACACACGATCAAGACGTAAAGATAGAAGAGGATGCTAAAAAAGTGAAACAACGTCAGACATACGTAAAACGTGTTATTATACATCCATCTTTCCACAATATTAGTTTTGCAGAATCAGAGAAGTTAATgcaaaatatgaaacaaggagAAGGCATAATAAGGCCAAGCAGTAAAGGTGCCGATCATTTGACTGTAACGTGGAAAGTAacagataatatttatcaacacATTGATGTAAGAGAAGAAGGCAAAGAAAACGCATTTTCCTTGGGACATAGTTTATGGATAGGTAATGAGGAATTTGAAGATCTAGATGAAATAATTGCTAGACACGTCAATCCAATGGCTGCATATGCTTCGGAATTattagattttaaatattataaagcaAATGTGGAAGGTGTAAAAGATAAAGCCgaagaaatattgaaagaacaaaagaaacaaaatccaGGAGGAATTCCATATATTATATCTGCAGCTAAG AATTATCCAGGAAAATTCCTCCTTTCATATTTACCCAGAATTCGATGCCGTCATGAATACGTTAGCGTTTCACCAGATGGCTTTAAATTTAGAGGACAAATGTTTAGTAGAGTTAATGATTTATTCCGTTGGTTCAAAGAACATTTTCGAGATCCTATACCTGGCCAATCTACACCAGGTACTCCACATGGTGCTTTGACTTCCAGGACACCGTATCATACTACACCTGGTGCAGTTACAG GAATGAATCAAGATGCAATACAAAGAGTGGCACAAAATTTACCACATCATATGTTGCATTCCTTGTCGCAAGTAGCAAATCAGACACCACATCATTATCCACCACATACTCCAGGGGCAGCTAGTACCACAGCTTATGGTGGAATACATACGTATCCAAATACACCTTATACTCCTTCTGGACAAACTCCATTCATGACTCCATATCAAACACCCCATCATACTCCACATCACGCGCAACAAACATCGAACCATCATCAAGGTCAATTCTTACATCCAGTATCGTCTTCGATACCATCTGTAACTCAAAGATCAATGCGATCTCACAGACCTACTCCATCTATGTCTACACCCTCATCTGGGGATGCGATGGATTGGAGTAAAGCAGCCGAAGCATGGGCACGTTTAAAACAATCCACTCCACGAGGATC CACTCCAAGGTACGAGGAATCTAGGAAAACACCAAAAAATTATGATGATTCCACTGGAAGGACAACTCCAAGAAATAGAACTCCGTCTAATCGCACGCCATCCTATAAATCACCTCGAGGCACACCATTTACCAATTCTAGTCCACGAAGTATGTCTCTCAGTGGAGATGGTACTCCTTTATACGACGAAAGTTAA
- the LOC124422738 gene encoding transcription elongation factor SPT6-like isoform X1, producing MADFLDSEAEESEEEEELDQNEKKKLKKIKAVEESDEEDEDDEEEVQDLIDDNPIEEESDAEDSDTSGGTKKRKKSDDEDFDDRLEEEDYDLIEENLGVKLERKRRFKRLRRIQDEESEDEQEKEPEEERDAIATELFEGSGDERDVFMEEERRSERSHRPEVETLDEEGSEGDDDMNDFIVDEDGRSLAEKRMKKKPIFSDAALQEAQDIFGVDFDFDEFGKFGEEDYEEEEEEEEEDEYLDDDVDERPRRPKKQFKKKSTRKSIFEIYEPSELKRGHFTDLDNEIRNTDIPERMQLRSVPFTPVAEGSDELDLEAEWIYKQAFCRPTISVQDAHLNEEAKERAKKGPQTIGKIKKALDFMCNQNFEVPFISFYRKEYVLPELNINDLWKVYKFDAKWCQLRQRKENLLKLFKKMRNYQLDEIMKNPDAPLPDNVRVIKDDDIERLKNIQTSEELNDVYQHFMLYYSHEIPAMQEVVRQKEREARREARIQKRKQQIAEAEENGENPPEEDIEAAEEEEEPDETLKQAVRSGPYSTCRKAGLDALAKKFGLTPEHFAENLRDNYQRHEVDQEPTEPITVANDFCSLRFKTPDEILKAAQLMVAMQLAREPLVRKCVREMYMERAKISIRPTKKGIKEIDENHPIYSMKYLKDKPVRDLVGDQFLKLIIAETDKLITISLSDTIEGNTTSNYVDEMKQLYYRDEFSKNVQDWNALRVGSVEMALNRMVIPLLKKELRTNLVIEAKECVMRACCRKMYNWIKVAPYTCEFPEEEDEEWDTSKGLRVMGLAYVPDYSQAAFTCIISADGECTDYVRLPHLLKRKNSFREDEKVMKEADLLALKNFIATKKPHVVVIGGESREALMIASDVKECISNLMEDEQFPGIQVEICENELAKIYSNSNKGISEFRDYPELLRQAISLARRMQDPLVEFSQLCTADEEILCLKYHPLQDQLLKEELLENLYLEFVNRVNEVGVDVNKAVQQAYSGNLVQFICGLGPRKGQALIKILKQTNQRLENRTQLVTACHMGPKVFINCAGFIKIDTNSLGDSTEAYVEVLDGSRVHPETYEWARKMAVDALEYDDEDANPAGALEEILESPERLKDLDLDAFAEELERQGFGNKCVTLYDIRAELNSRYKDLRILYQSPSPEKLFDILTKETPETFYIGKLVLATVVGISHRKPQGEQLDQANPVRNDETGLWQCPFCLKNDFPELSEVWNHFDAGACPGKATGVRLRLDNGISGYIHIKNLSDKHVANPEERVSIGQVIHCRIIKIEVERFSVECTSKSSDLADKNHEWRPQRDLYYDTETHDQDVKIEEDAKKVKQRQTYVKRVIIHPSFHNISFAESEKLMQNMKQGEGIIRPSSKGADHLTVTWKVTDNIYQHIDVREEGKENAFSLGHSLWIGNEEFEDLDEIIARHVNPMAAYASELLDFKYYKANVEGVKDKAEEILKEQKKQNPGGIPYIISAAKNYPGKFLLSYLPRIRCRHEYVSVSPDGFKFRGQMFSRVNDLFRWFKEHFRDPIPGQSTPGTPHGALTSRTPYHTTPGAVTGMNQDAIQRVAQNLPHHMLHSLSQVANQTPHHYPPHTPGAASTTAYGGIHTYPNTPYTPSGQTPFMTPYQTPHHTPHHAQQTSNHHQGQFLHPVSSSIPSVTQRSMRSHRPTPSMSTPSSGDAMDWSKAAEAWARLKQSTPRGSTPRYEESRKTPKNYDDSTGRTTPRNRTPSNRTPSYKSPRGTPFTNSSPRSMSLSGDGTPLYDES from the exons ATGGCAGACTTTTTAGATTCTGAAGCGGAAGAAAGCGAG gaggaggaggaacttgatcaaaatgagaaaaagaagctcaaaaaaataaaagctgtCGAAGAAAGtgacgaagaagatgaag atgacgaagaagaagtCCAAGACTTGATTGATGATAATccaatagaagaagaaagtgatGCAGAGGACAGTGATACTTCTGGTGgtacaaaaaagagaaaaaagagtgaTGATGAAGATTTTGATGATCGACTGGAGGAAGAAGATTATGATTTGATAGAAGAAAACTTGGGTGTCAAACTTGAAAGA aAACGCAGATTTAAACGTCTAAGAAGAATACAAGATGAAGAATCAGAAGATGAACAGGAAAAGGAACCAGAAGAAGAGCGAGATGCTATTGCAACTGAGTTATTTGAAGGCTCTGGTGAT GAAAGGGATGTCTTTATg GAAGAAGAACGACGAAGTGAACGTAGTCATAGACCAGAAGTGGAGACTCTTGATGAAGAAGGAAGTGAAGGTGATGATGATATGAATGATTTTATTGTCGATGAGGATGGAAGATCTCTTGCAGAAAAacgtatgaaaaagaaaccaaTATTCTCAGATGC TGCACTACAAGAAGCACAAGATATTTTTGGGGTAGATTTTGATTTTGATGAGTTCGGTAAATTTGGAGAAGAAGattatgaagaagaagaagaagaagaagaagaagatgaatatttggatgatgatgttgatgaAAGACCAAGAAGACCaaagaaacaatttaaaaagaaaagcacaaggaaaagtatttttgaaatatatgaGCCAAGTGAGCTGAAGAGAGGTCATTTCACAGACTTAGATAATGAG ATTCGTAATACAGACATTCCCGAACGAATGCAACTTCGTTCTGTTCCCTTTACACCTGTAGCTGAAGGTTCTGATGAATTAGATCTTGAAGCAGAATGGATATATAAACAAGCATTTTGCCGACCTACCATCTCTGTTCAAGATGCTCACTTAAATGAAGAAGCTAAAGAAAGAGCTAAGAAAGGTCCACAAACTATTGGGAAAATCAAAAAGGCTTTAGATTTTATGTGCAATCAAAATTTTGAAGTccctttcatttcattttatagaaaagaataCGTACTTCCAGAGCtaaatatcaatgatttatggaaagtatataaatttgatgCCAAATGGTGTCAGTTACgtcaacgaaaagaaaatttattaaaattatttaaaaagatgaGAAATTATCAGTTGgatgaaattatgaaaaatccTGATGCTCCATTACCTGATAATGTGAGAGTAATAAAAGATGATGACATTGAAcgtcttaaaaatattcaaacaaGCGAAGAATTAAATGATGTTTATCAACATTTTATGCTTTATTATAGTCATGAGATACCAGCTATGCAGGAAGTTGTACgccagaaagaaagagaagcccGTCGTGAAGCTAGAAtccaaaagagaaaacaacaaATCGCTGAAGCAGAAGAGAATGGTGAAAATCCTCCAGAAGAAGATATAGAAGCAgcagaagaggaagaagaaccAGATGAAACATTAAAACAAGCAGTGAGAAGTGGACCTTATTCTACATGCAGAAAAGCAGGATTAGATGCTCTTGCTAAAAAGTTTGGTCTTACTCCTGAACATTTCGCAGAAAATCTTCGTGATAATTATCAACGTCACGAAGTGGATCAGGAACCTACAGAACCCATTACAGTTGCAAATGATTTTTGTAGTTTAAGATTCAAAACTCCAGATGAAATTCTTAAAGCTGCACAATTAATGGTTGCAATGCAGTTGGCACGTGAACCATTAGTACGCAAATGTGTCAGAGAAATGTATATGGAAAGAGCAAAGATATCAATAAGACCTACAAAAAAAGGTATTAAAGAAATAGATGAGAACCATCCTATATACTCTATGAAATACCTTAAAGACAAGCCGGTGCGTGATCTTGTGGGAGATCagtttttaaaattgattatagCTGAAACAGACAAACTTATTACTATTTCGCTTAGTGACACAATAGAAGGAAATACAACAAGCAATTATGTTGATGAAATGAAGCAGCTTTATTATAGAGATGAATTCAGCAAAAATGTTCAAGATTGGAATGCTTTAAGAGTTGGAAGTGTAGAAATGGCTCTGAATCGTATGGTAATACcacttttgaaaaaagaattgagaaCAAATCTTGTTATAGAAGCAAAGGAATGTGTAATGAGAGCATGTTGtcgtaaaatgtataattgGATTAAAGTAGCTCCATATACTTGTGAATTCcctgaagaagaagatgaagaatggGACACAAGTAAAGGTCTTCGAGTGATGGGTTTAGCTTATGTACCTGATTATTCTCAAGCAGCTTTTACGTGCATAATTTCTGCTGATGGTGAATGTACAGATTATGTAAGATTACCACATTTgctgaagagaaaaaatagtttTAGGGAAGATGAAAAAGTCATGAAAGAAGCTGATTTATTAgcacttaaaaattttattgcaaCAAAAAAACCTCATGTGGTTGTCATAGGTGGTGAATCAAGAGAAGCATTAATGATAGCATCTGATGTAAAGGAATGTATTTCGAATCTAATGGAGGATGAACAATTTCCCGGCATTCAAGTTGAGATATGTGAAAATGAACTTGCTAAAATTTATTCCAATAGTAATAAAGGTATATCTGAATTTAGAGATTATCCGGAATTACTACGACAAGCTATATCTTTAGCAAGAAGAATGCAGGATCCTTTAGTAGAATTTTCTCAATTATGTACTGCAGATGAAGAAATACTATGTCTTAAATATCATCCATTACAAGATCAGCTTCTTAAGGAAGAGCttttagaaaatttgtatttagAATTTGTAAATAGAGTAAATGAAGTTGGTGTTGATGTTAATAAAGCTGTGCAACAAGCTTATTCAGGAAATTTAGTACAATTTATATGTGGCTTGGGTCCTAGAAAAGGGCAagcattaattaaaatattgaaacaaaCTAATCAAAGATTGGAAAATAGAACACAACTTGTAACAGCCTGTCATATGGGACCTAAAGTATTTATCAATTGTGCTGgctttataaaaattgacaCAAATAGTTTAGGAGACAGTACAGAAGCGTACGTAGAAGTACTAGATGGTTCAAGAGTGCATCCTGAAACATATGAATGGGCAAGAAAAATGGCAGTAGATGCTTTGGAATATGATGATGAGGATGCAAATCCAGCTGGTGCTTTAGAAGAAATTCTAGAATCACCAGAAAGATTGAAAGATTTAGACTTGGATGCATTTGCAGAAGAATTAGAAAGACAAGGCTTTGGCAATAAATGCGTTACATTGTATGATATTAGAGCTGAATTAAATTCTAGATATAAAGATTTACGTATACTATATCAATCTCCAAGTccagaaaaattatttgatatattaactAAAGAAACACCTGAAACATTCTATATAGGTAAATTGGTGTTAGCAACAGTGGTTGGTATAAGTCATAGAAAACCACAAGGAGAACAATTAGATCAAGCCAATCCAGTCAGAAATGATGAAACTGGTTTATGGCAGTGTCCATTCTGTCTTAAGAATGATTTTCCTGAGCTTTCAGAAGTGTGGAATCATTTTGATGCAGGAGCTTGTCCAGGAAAGGCTACAGGTGTAAGATTAAGATTAGACAATGGAATATCTGGctatattcatattaaaaatttatctgaTAAGCATGTTGCTAATCCTGAAGAAAGAGTAAGCATAGGTCAAGTAATTCACTGCCGCATTATCAAAATCGAAGTAGAACGTTTTAGTGTGGAATGTACGAGCAAAAGCAGCGATCTCGCGGACAAAAATCATGAATGGAG gcCACAAAGAGatctttattatgatacaGAGACACACGATCAAGACGTAAAGATAGAAGAGGATGCTAAAAAAGTGAAACAACGTCAGACATACGTAAAACGTGTTATTATACATCCATCTTTCCACAATATTAGTTTTGCAGAATCAGAGAAGTTAATgcaaaatatgaaacaaggagAAGGCATAATAAGGCCAAGCAGTAAAGGTGCCGATCATTTGACTGTAACGTGGAAAGTAacagataatatttatcaacacATTGATGTAAGAGAAGAAGGCAAAGAAAACGCATTTTCCTTGGGACATAGTTTATGGATAGGTAATGAGGAATTTGAAGATCTAGATGAAATAATTGCTAGACACGTCAATCCAATGGCTGCATATGCTTCGGAATTattagattttaaatattataaagcaAATGTGGAAGGTGTAAAAGATAAAGCCgaagaaatattgaaagaacaaaagaaacaaaatccaGGAGGAATTCCATATATTATATCTGCAGCTAAG AATTATCCAGGAAAATTCCTCCTTTCATATTTACCCAGAATTCGATGCCGTCATGAATACGTTAGCGTTTCACCAGATGGCTTTAAATTTAGAGGACAAATGTTTAGTAGAGTTAATGATTTATTCCGTTGGTTCAAAGAACATTTTCGAGATCCTATACCTGGCCAATCTACACCAGGTACTCCACATGGTGCTTTGACTTCCAGGACACCGTATCATACTACACCTGGTGCAGTTACAG GAATGAATCAAGATGCAATACAAAGAGTGGCACAAAATTTACCACATCATATGTTGCATTCCTTGTCGCAAGTAGCAAATCAGACACCACATCATTATCCACCACATACTCCAGGGGCAGCTAGTACCACAGCTTATGGTGGAATACATACGTATCCAAATACACCTTATACTCCTTCTGGACAAACTCCATTCATGACTCCATATCAAACACCCCATCATACTCCACATCACGCGCAACAAACATCGAACCATCATCAAGGTCAATTCTTACATCCAGTATCGTCTTCGATACCATCTGTAACTCAAAGATCAATGCGATCTCACAGACCTACTCCATCTATGTCTACACCCTCATCTGGGGATGCGATGGATTGGAGTAAAGCAGCCGAAGCATGGGCACGTTTAAAACAATCCACTCCACGAGGATC CACTCCAAGGTACGAGGAATCTAGGAAAACACCAAAAAATTATGATGATTCCACTGGAAGGACAACTCCAAGAAATAGAACTCCGTCTAATCGCACGCCATCCTATAAATCACCTCGAGGCACACCATTTACCAATTCTAGTCCACGAAGTATGTCTCTCAGTGGAGATGGTACTCCTTTATACGACGAAAGTTAA